The DNA sequence GCACCACGTCGGCGGTCTTGCTCTTCAAGCTCACACCACCGAGCACCGCGCCCGCGGCGCCACCCACCAGACCACCCAGCATGCCGCCGATCTTCTTGCCACCCGAGTTCGCATTCTTGTTCGCGATGTCCGGCACCAGTACGTAGTCGGCGGCTTTCATCTGGCCTTTGCCGATGTTCGAGCCGCCGCGCATCTCCCCACCCGACGCGAGTGCGCGCTCCTTCTGTGCGGCGGCCAGTCCCTTGCCGCGATCGACCAGCGTGAAGCACTTGCTCTGCGCGACGAACACTTTGATGAGTGCTTCGGGCGATTCCAGGTTGTACTGGGTCCACCACTTGTTCTCGGGCTCGACCACCGACAGCGTGCCGATCTTCTTGTCGCAGACCGGGATCGTGGGCTCCTTCTGTTCCTTCGCGAGCGCGATGGAGCTGGTCGCGGCCATGACGGCAGCGAGCGCGAGGGGTGCGCAGCACTTGAGCATCGAGCGAAACCCGACCATGACATGGTCCTCCCGTGTGGAACTCTCAGGCAATGATTGCCCCCGCAAATTCGAGCCTCCATCGCTCATTGCGTGAAGCCGGAGGATAAACCGTCACGGCCGAAAATTGGAGCGCGAGGCGGCGGCGCATCCGGCGCCGAGGAGCCAGACCCGGTAGGATCGCGCATCATGCGAAAGTGGCGGACGTTCGTCGTGGTGATGCTGGCGTGGCTCTGTGGTTGTGGATCCGACACCGGGCGTCCTCCCATTCCCGCGCGGGTGGGAGTCGATTGGCGTTCGATCGCCGGCAATCCCATCTTGCTTCCGGGACCGTGCCCGAGTTGGAACTGCCTCGGTGCGGGCGACCCCGCACTCGCGAGTGCTCCGACCGGGTCGCTCCTCCTGTGGGCGACGACCGGTGGTGATCAGGGCGGCCCGGTGATCGCGAGGGCCAGTGCCGATCCGGGCCTCTCGTTCGACTGGTCGCCCGCCGCTCCTGTCATTGGCATCGCGA is a window from the Candidatus Eisenbacteria bacterium genome containing:
- a CDS encoding peptidoglycan-binding protein, whose translation is MLKCCAPLALAAVMAATSSIALAKEQKEPTIPVCDKKIGTLSVVEPENKWWTQYNLESPEALIKVFVAQSKCFTLVDRGKGLAAAQKERALASGGEMRGGSNIGKGQMKAADYVLVPDIANKNANSGGKKIGGMLGGLVGGAAGAVLGGVSLKSKTADVVLTLTDVRSTEQIAVVQGHAKKTDLGWGAGGGAFWGGFAAAGASSYANTEIGQVVAMAYLDALTKLVEEVQKISPDAKADNVSQSVTMAKPGRMYAKADTKSTVVRDLDIGMMLYPTGEKEGIWWKVSDELGNEGWVPSTLFGLAK